In Streptomyces sp. 71268, the DNA window GACGACCGCCGCGCAGGCCACGACCGCGCCCACGACGATGCCGACCGTCTTGTTCCTGTTGCCCCCGCCCTGCGGCGGCATCGGCGGGCCCGGCTGCTGGTACTGGCCCAGCTGCCCATACGGGCCCGGCTGCTGCTGCGGGTACCCGTAGCCCTGCGGGGGCTGCCCGTAGGGGCCGGGCTGGGGCGGCTGGGGCGGGTAGCCGTAGCCCGGGTCTCCAGCCGCGCCGCCCTGGCCGTAGGGCCCCGGCTGTGGGGGCTGTTGGGGCTGCTGGCCGTAGGGGCCGGGCTGGTGGTAGCTCATGGGTTCCCTCGTTCTGCTGCGTACGGTGTCGCGGCTGGTAGGAGCGGTGGTTGGGCACGGCGTGGGAGGGGCCGGGGCCTCGGGTGGACGGGCCCCGGCCGCCGTGGTGCCGGCGGGGTCGCGCGGACTCCGCTCGCGGGCCGGTCAGCCGGCCTCGACGCGGGCGTCCGAGCGGACCTCGGCGGCGAGCCCCGCCGCCTCGTTCAACGTCATGCCGGCGCCGGTGACCAGGGCCGCCGGGTCCGCCATGACCGTCACGCCGACGGTGCTCTCGTCACCCCAGACGCAGGCGGGGGCCGTGATGGCTCCCTTGGGAGAGGTGAATTTCAGTTCCTGGCACTTGAGCACGTCACCGTCGAAGCCGTCGGGGGAGAACTTCTGCGGGCTGCCGACCGTTTCGGCCGTGCCGTCCTCGACGAGCGCCTTGGTGATGACGGCGAGCGCGAGGTCCGCCGCCCGGTTCGGGTCGGTCACCTTCCCCCACACGCCGCTGAACTGGAGCTTCTTCTGGCCGGGCGTCTGGTAGTTGGCCGAGACCGGGTGCGCGTCCTCGACCACCGGCATCTCCTTGAGCTGCGCCTTGCCCGCCGGGGTCAGGTTGCTCTCGTCCTTGCCCTCGCCGACGCGCTGGTAGTCGCCCGCCACGGTCTGCGGCGTGCTCAGCTCGTACGCGGTGTCCTCGCCCCCGGCGAGGAGCAGGTAGCCGCCGACCGCGGCGGCCACCACCGCGAGGGCCGCGCCGATGACCAGCCCCGTCTTCCCGCGCCGCCCCCCGCCGCTGCCGCCCGCGGTCGGCGGCCCGTACGGCCCGGGCTGCGGCTGCACCGAGTGCATCGACTGCGTGGCCTGCGTCGGCTGCTGCGGATAGGCGGGCTGCTGCTGGGCGTAGGGGCCGTGCGCGTACGGCGGGCCCGGCTGGGCGTACGGGTTGGGGTTCGGCTGCGCCGGTGGCTGCTGCTGCGGGGCAGGCTGGCCGTAGCCGCCCTGGCCGTAGCCGCCGCCCTGGGCGTACGGGTTCGGCTGCTGTGGGGGCGCGGGGTGGCCGTAGCCGCCGGGCTGCGCGGGTTGGGCCGGCTGGCCCTGCGGGCCAGGGGCGGCGGGGTAGCCGTAACCGGGTTGGCCCGCGTACGGGTTGGGTGCCTGCGGCTGGCCACCAGCGTTGCCGTACGGCCCCGGTTGCTCGCCGTAGGGGCCTGACTGCGGCTGGTGGTGGCTCATAGGGCGTCTCCCCGGTGTGTCGAAGGCCACGCGCGACAGTCGCGCCTCAGTCAGCATCCTCCCGGACGCCGTGAGGCGCCCTCACCCCGGGGCGCGCAACGGGTTCGTAACAGCCTGCGCCGGGACCGTAGAATCGGCCCGTGACCGACAACACTCAGCGCCCGCACGACGGGCACCACAGCCCCGCCCCCGAACTGCCGACCCAGTACGCGCCGGCCGACGTAGAGGGGAAGCTGTACGAGCGCTGGGTAGAGCGTGGCTACTTCGAGGCGGACGCGGCGAGCGACAAGCCGCCGTTCACGGTCGTCATCCCGCCGCCCAACGTCACCGGCAGCCTGCACCTGGGCCACGCCTTCGAGCACACGCTGATCGACGCCGCCACCCGCCGCAAGCGGATGCAGGGCTTCGAGACGCTGTGGCAGCCCGGCATGGACCACGCCGGCATCGCGACGCAGAACGTCGTGGAGCGCGAGCTGGCCAAGGACGGCAAGTCGCGGCACGACCTGGGGCGCGAGGCGTTCATCGAGCGCGTCTGGCAGTGGAAGGACGAGTCCGGCGGCCAGATCTCCGGGCAGATGCGCCGCCTCGGCGACGGCGTCGCCTGGTCGCGCGAGCGCTTCACGATGGACGAGGGGCTCTCCCGCGCCGTCCAGACGATCTTCAAGAAGCTCTACGACGACGAGCTGGTCTACCGCGCCGAGCGCATCATCAACTGGTGCCCGCGCTGTCTGACGGCCATCTCCGACATCGAGGTGGAGTACCAGGAGGACGACGGCGAGCTGGTCTCGATCCGGTACGGCGAGGGCGAGGCGTCCGTCGTGGTGGCCACCACGCGCGCCGAGACGATGCTCGGTGACACCGCGGTCGCCGTCCACCCGGACGACGAGCGCTACCGGCACCTGGTCGGCACCGAGATCGAGCTGCCGCTGACCGGCCGCCGTATCCCCGTCGTCGCCGACGCGCACGTCGACCCGGAGTTCGGCACCGGCGCGGTCAAGGTGACCCCGGCCCACGACCCGAACGACTTCGAGATCGGCCAGCGGCACGGCCTGCCCGCGCCCGCCGTCCTGGACGAGCGCGGCGTGATCACCGCGCACGGCCCGTTCCAGGGGCTCGACCGCTTCGAGGCGCGCAGCGCCATCGTCGGCGCGCTGCGCGCCGAGGGCCGCGTCGTCGCCGAGAAGCGCCCGTACAAGCACTCCGTCGGGCACTGCTCGCGCTGCAAGACGACCATCGAGCCCAGGCTCTCGATGCAGTGGTGGGTCAAGGTCGGCCCGCTGGCCAAGCCCGCCGGCGACGCGGTGCGCGACGGGCGGGTCGCGATCCACCCGGAGGAGATGACCAAGCGGTACTTCGACTGGGTGGACAACCTGCACGACTGGTGCATCTCGCGCCAGCTCTGGTGGGGCCACCGCATCCCGGTCTGGTACGGGCCGAACGGCGAGATGGTCTGCGTCGGCCCGGACGAGGAGCCGCCGACGGGCGAGGGCTGGCACCAGGAGACCGACGTCCTGGACACCTGGTTCTCCTCCGGCCTGTGGCCGTTCTCCACGCTCGGCTGGCCGGAGCGGACCGAGAGCGTCGAGAAGTTCTACCCGAACTCCATCCTGGTCACCGGCTACGACATCCTGTTCTTCTGGGTCGTGCGGATGATGATGTTCGGCATGTACGCGATGGACGGCACGCCGCCGTTCCAGACGATCGTGCTGCACGGCATGGTCCGCGACCAGTTCGGCAAGAAGATGTCCAAGTCCTTCGGCAACGCGGTCAACCCGCTGGACTGGATGGACACCTACGGCTCCGACGCCGTCCGCTTCACCCTGGCCCGTGGCGCCAACCCCGGCACCGACGTGCCGATCGGCGAGGACTGGGTGCAGGGCTCGCGGAACTTCGCCAACAAGATCTGGAACGCGACGCGCTTCGCGCTGATGAACGGCGCCACGGTCGAGGGCCCGCTGCCGGCCCCCGAGGAGCTGTCGGCGGCCGACCGGTGGATCCTCTCCCGGCTGAACACGGTCGTCGCCGAGGTGGACGCGTACTACGACGACTACCAGTTCGCCAAGCTCTCGGACACGCTGTTCCACTTCGCGTGGGACGAGGTCTTCGACTGGTACGTGGAGCTGTCCAAGACCACCTTCCAGGCCGGTGGCCCGGCGGCCGACGTCTCGCGGCGGGTGCTCGGCGAGGTCCTGGACGTGACACTGCGGCTGCTGCACCCGCTCGTCCCATTCGTCACGGAGACCCTGTGGACCGCGCTGACCGGGGGCGAGTCCCTCGTCGTCGCGCAGTGGCCGGCCGACAGCGGCTTCCGGGACGCGGCGGCCGAGCGGGAGATCGCGGTGGTCCAGGAGCTGGTCACCGAGGTCCGCAGGTTCCGGGCCGACCAGGGGCTCCAGCCGGGCCAGAGGGTGCCGGCCCGGCTCGACCTGACGGGCACCGCGCTCGCCCCGCACGAGGCGGCGATCCGCTCGCTGCTGCGGCTCCAGCCCGAGGGCGAGGGCTTCACGGCGACCGCGTCGCTGCCGGTCGTGGGCGCGACGGTGGCGCTCGACCTGTCGGGGACCATCGACGTGGCGGCCGAGCGCAAGCGGCTGGCCAAGGACCTGGCCGCGGCGGAGAAGGAGAAGGCGCAGGCGACCGGGAAGCTCGGCAACGAGGCGTTCCTCGCCAAGGCGCCGGAGCCGGTGGTCGACAAGATCCGCAAGCGGCTGGCCACGGCCGAGGAGGACATCGTCCGCATCACGGCCCAGCTCGCGGCGCTGCCCGAGGCGTAGCCGTCCGGCGGGCCGAACGGCAGGAGCACGCGTAACCCGTACGAGGGGTCCCGCACCGAACGTGGTGCGGGGCCCCTCGCGCGCGTGCGGGGCCGGGCGCGCGCCCGGTGTCCGACCCGCCTCGTAGACTGGCGCCGTGAGTGAGCGCCCCCCGAGTGACGAATCCGAGCCCGACGGGCTCGACGCCTTCGACGAGATCATTGAGGCCGAGACCGAGCGCGACCCCGACCTTGCCGTGATCGAGGCGGGAAGTCGCACCCTGCGCGCCCAGGCCGGCCCGCCCCAGGACGACGGCGTGCCGTCCCGTCCCCAGGACCCCGAGCTGGACCGCGCGCTGCGCGAGGTCGAGACGGAGCTGGCCAGCCGCTGGGGGGAGACCAAGCTCGACCCGTCGGTGCAGCGCATCAAGGCGGTCCTGGACATCCTCGGCGAGCCGCAGCGCGCGTACCCGGCGATCCACATCACCGGCACCAACGGCAAGACCAGCACGGCCCGGATGATCGAGGCCCTGCTCGGCGCCTTCGAGCTGCGCACCGGGCGGTACACCAGCCCCCACGTGCAGTCGATCACCGAGCGGATCAGCCTGGACGGCGCCC includes these proteins:
- a CDS encoding valine--tRNA ligase; amino-acid sequence: MTDNTQRPHDGHHSPAPELPTQYAPADVEGKLYERWVERGYFEADAASDKPPFTVVIPPPNVTGSLHLGHAFEHTLIDAATRRKRMQGFETLWQPGMDHAGIATQNVVERELAKDGKSRHDLGREAFIERVWQWKDESGGQISGQMRRLGDGVAWSRERFTMDEGLSRAVQTIFKKLYDDELVYRAERIINWCPRCLTAISDIEVEYQEDDGELVSIRYGEGEASVVVATTRAETMLGDTAVAVHPDDERYRHLVGTEIELPLTGRRIPVVADAHVDPEFGTGAVKVTPAHDPNDFEIGQRHGLPAPAVLDERGVITAHGPFQGLDRFEARSAIVGALRAEGRVVAEKRPYKHSVGHCSRCKTTIEPRLSMQWWVKVGPLAKPAGDAVRDGRVAIHPEEMTKRYFDWVDNLHDWCISRQLWWGHRIPVWYGPNGEMVCVGPDEEPPTGEGWHQETDVLDTWFSSGLWPFSTLGWPERTESVEKFYPNSILVTGYDILFFWVVRMMMFGMYAMDGTPPFQTIVLHGMVRDQFGKKMSKSFGNAVNPLDWMDTYGSDAVRFTLARGANPGTDVPIGEDWVQGSRNFANKIWNATRFALMNGATVEGPLPAPEELSAADRWILSRLNTVVAEVDAYYDDYQFAKLSDTLFHFAWDEVFDWYVELSKTTFQAGGPAADVSRRVLGEVLDVTLRLLHPLVPFVTETLWTALTGGESLVVAQWPADSGFRDAAAEREIAVVQELVTEVRRFRADQGLQPGQRVPARLDLTGTALAPHEAAIRSLLRLQPEGEGFTATASLPVVGATVALDLSGTIDVAAERKRLAKDLAAAEKEKAQATGKLGNEAFLAKAPEPVVDKIRKRLATAEEDIVRITAQLAALPEA